Within candidate division WOR-3 bacterium, the genomic segment GATTGAAGGGAAAAAATAAATTTCAAAAGTTTCTCTTGGTCTTGTTCTTCCTAATACAATCTTCCACTCGTTTTTCTCCTTACTTTCAAACCTTATAGAGGAAAAGGGAATTTTGAATTCACATGACCAGAAAGAATCAGAAATAAATGATTTTACTTCAAAATATGTATCAAAAGACATATCTTCTGTTTCAATAGGTGTTGGACCTTTAGTTAAATCAGCCTGAACTCCTAAAGGGTTTGTTATAAAAACATAACCTTCTTTTCTTCCACCATAAGTATTAAGATATATTAAAACCATATCATCCATCCCAATTTCATCTCTTTTTGTTAGAGTTTTCCTTATAGTTTTAATATCATCATAGCATTTAAAGGCAAAGTATATATTCTCATTATCATAACCGATAAATACTTCAGTTTTGAAAGAAGGAAT encodes:
- a CDS encoding carbohydrate binding family 9 domain-containing protein, with protein sequence MNLFFLILITSYTITLERFKESPKIDGVIDKEWENAAKVTEFIEFQPEEGKIPSFKTEVFIGYDNENIYFAFKCYDDIKTIRKTLTKRDEIGMDDMVLIYLNTYGGRKEGYVFITNPLGVQADLTKGPTPIETEDMSFDTYFEVKSFISDSFWSCEFKIPFSSIRFESKEKNEWKIVLGRTRPRETFEIYFFPSIPKDNPSVWMNAAEIIIPERIYSKEKRNDFIPYLISSQTGIRDSINYKNENVRFNLGLSGKTRIYQNLVLDYALN